One genomic segment of Marinitoga piezophila KA3 includes these proteins:
- a CDS encoding formate--tetrahydrofolate ligase — protein MLSDIEIARKAKLKKITEIAKDINIKEDYVHQCGNYIAKISHHYLRELKDKKDGKLILVTAINPTPAGEGKTTTSIGLSMAINKLGKKSIVTLREPSLGPVMGVKGGAAGGGYSQVLPMEDINLHFTGDIHAVTTAHNLVSAVIDAHIKYGNDLDIDETRVFWKRAMDMNDRALRQIVIALGGHANGNPREDGFIITAASEIMAVLCLAEDIPDLKRRLQNIVVARTRKGKPVTIGDLKIEGALAAVLKNAIDPNLVQTIENTPAFIHGGPFANIAHGTNSLIATKMALKLTDYVVTESGFGADLGAEKFLDFVSPTAGFKPDVIVLVATVRALKYNGGTKDFEQENMEALRNGIENLRVHIENLRKFGIPVVVALNRFSTDTDKELEFVIKFVENLGVKIALNEAFAKGSEGALDLAKKVLEESEKESELKPIYNWHDPLEVKIMKLAKEIYRASHVDYEMAARNKIKFFKKYGYDHLPVIVAKTQYSISDDPKKLGAPSNYNFTIRDFELSAGAGFIVALAGEIMRMPGLPKVSNAVNLDVDADGNITGLF, from the coding sequence ATGTTAAGTGATATTGAAATCGCAAGAAAAGCAAAATTAAAAAAAATAACTGAAATTGCTAAAGACATCAATATTAAAGAGGATTATGTTCATCAATGTGGAAATTATATTGCAAAAATTTCTCATCACTACTTAAGGGAATTAAAAGACAAAAAAGATGGAAAATTAATACTTGTTACAGCAATTAACCCAACACCTGCCGGTGAAGGGAAAACCACAACAAGTATTGGATTATCAATGGCTATAAACAAATTAGGAAAAAAGTCAATAGTAACCTTAAGAGAACCTTCATTAGGGCCTGTAATGGGAGTAAAAGGCGGTGCAGCAGGTGGAGGATATTCTCAGGTATTACCTATGGAAGATATAAATTTACATTTTACAGGAGACATCCATGCAGTAACAACTGCTCATAATCTTGTTTCTGCTGTAATTGACGCTCATATAAAATATGGAAACGATCTCGATATAGATGAAACAAGAGTATTCTGGAAAAGAGCAATGGACATGAACGATAGAGCTTTAAGGCAAATAGTTATAGCCCTTGGCGGCCATGCAAACGGAAATCCAAGAGAAGACGGATTTATAATCACTGCAGCATCAGAAATAATGGCTGTATTATGTCTTGCTGAAGATATACCAGATTTAAAAAGAAGACTTCAAAATATTGTAGTTGCAAGAACAAGAAAAGGAAAACCTGTAACAATTGGCGATTTAAAAATTGAAGGTGCTTTGGCTGCGGTATTAAAAAATGCTATAGATCCAAACCTTGTTCAAACAATTGAAAATACGCCTGCATTTATTCATGGAGGTCCATTTGCAAATATTGCACACGGAACCAATTCATTAATAGCAACAAAAATGGCTTTAAAATTAACTGATTACGTTGTTACAGAAAGTGGTTTTGGAGCAGATTTAGGTGCAGAAAAATTCCTTGACTTTGTATCTCCAACCGCAGGATTTAAACCAGACGTTATTGTTTTAGTTGCTACAGTAAGAGCATTAAAATACAACGGAGGAACAAAGGATTTCGAACAGGAAAATATGGAAGCATTAAGAAACGGAATAGAAAATCTAAGAGTTCATATAGAAAACTTAAGAAAATTTGGTATTCCTGTTGTTGTTGCATTAAACAGATTCAGCACAGATACTGATAAAGAACTGGAATTTGTTATAAAATTCGTAGAAAATCTTGGAGTGAAAATCGCATTAAATGAAGCATTTGCAAAAGGTTCTGAAGGTGCCCTTGATTTAGCAAAAAAAGTTTTAGAAGAGTCAGAAAAAGAAAGCGAATTAAAACCTATATATAACTGGCATGACCCACTTGAAGTAAAAATCATGAAACTTGCAAAAGAAATATACAGAGCTTCACATGTAGATTATGAAATGGCAGCAAGAAATAAAATTAAATTCTTCAAAAAATATGGATATGATCATTTACCTGTTATAGTCGCAAAAACACAATATTCAATTTCAGATGACCCTAAAAAACTCGGAGCTCCTTCAAATTACAACTTTACAATCCGTGATTTTGAACTCTCAGCTGGAGCAGGATTTATCGTTGCACTTGCTGGAGAAATTATGAGAATGCCCGGATTACCAAAAGTCTCAAATGCAGTAAATCTTGATGTTGACGCAGATGGAAACATAACAGGATTATTCTAA
- a CDS encoding methyl-accepting chemotaxis protein has product MKLELKYSLAILGIFAIFFVAFFIISWDLFSNNLRTEILDSFLYSLKIERYSIKDISKITEDYFIEEFTKENSGYYYVIDEKGYAILHTDPTKVGIHIVKDAKLDDLWKYMRENDAGTYEYIFEGEKRYVSFVKITSEGKTYYLAHAITYGELFADLIKTRYYILNIFIIFMVIFFIISYYLGKWLTLAIKKQVKSIEEFSANVASFIAENSAAAAEMESVTKNTQKNINELDELIQNFASAIEEGRSELNSILNNVKSFFLNIQDMTQMTMKIADFINNLSDLNYKIKDISETVSILSINSSIETSKEEIDREGISRIADMINELAYDAKKTSRESEKVLKNIESSITSSVLLSEKTLKELSNVENSLDSIDQVVESFVNNIDTLSSFSNSTKTLIKGVLDGIKQTFEALEEIKNNIDELVNMAKKIE; this is encoded by the coding sequence CAGAAATTCTGGATTCGTTTTTGTATTCATTGAAAATTGAAAGATATTCAATAAAAGACATTTCAAAAATTACAGAAGATTATTTTATAGAAGAATTCACAAAAGAAAACTCCGGATATTATTATGTAATAGATGAAAAAGGATATGCAATACTACATACCGACCCGACAAAAGTAGGAATTCATATTGTCAAAGACGCAAAACTTGATGATTTATGGAAATATATGAGAGAAAATGATGCAGGAACATATGAATATATCTTTGAAGGTGAAAAAAGATATGTATCCTTTGTAAAAATCACCTCAGAAGGAAAAACATATTATCTTGCCCATGCAATAACATATGGCGAATTATTTGCTGACTTAATAAAAACCAGATATTATATACTAAACATATTTATAATCTTCATGGTAATATTCTTTATTATTTCATATTATCTTGGAAAATGGCTAACACTGGCAATAAAAAAACAGGTAAAGAGTATAGAAGAATTCTCTGCAAATGTTGCTTCATTTATAGCTGAAAACAGTGCAGCTGCAGCTGAAATGGAATCTGTTACTAAAAACACGCAAAAAAATATAAATGAACTTGACGAATTAATTCAAAACTTTGCATCTGCAATAGAAGAAGGAAGAAGCGAATTAAATTCTATTTTGAACAATGTAAAATCATTCTTCCTGAATATTCAGGACATGACTCAAATGACAATGAAAATAGCAGATTTCATAAATAATCTTTCAGATTTAAACTATAAAATCAAAGATATATCAGAAACAGTTTCAATACTTTCAATAAACTCATCAATCGAAACAAGTAAAGAAGAAATAGACAGAGAGGGTATTTCGAGAATCGCTGATATGATAAACGAACTTGCATATGACGCTAAAAAAACATCAAGAGAATCAGAAAAAGTTTTAAAAAACATTGAGAGCAGCATAACCTCAAGCGTATTGCTTTCAGAAAAAACATTAAAAGAATTATCAAACGTTGAAAATTCCTTAGATTCTATTGATCAGGTTGTCGAAAGCTTTGTAAACAACATCGATACATTATCTTCTTTCTCAAATTCAACAAAAACATTAATAAAAGGTGTTCTTGATGGAATAAAACAAACATTTGAAGCACTCGAAGAAATAAAAAATAACATTGATGAACTTGTTAATATGGCTAAAAAAATCGAATGA